The proteins below come from a single Verrucomicrobiota bacterium genomic window:
- the gcvH gene encoding glycine cleavage system protein GcvH: protein MSSKIPADLKYTKSHEWVRVSGDLATVGITDHAQQELTDVVFVELPAVGRTVSAGGACAVVESVKTASDIYSPVSGVVVENNPEVVGNPALVNTAPYEAGWFFKVKMAKPDEVKGLMTAAQYTAQIGE from the coding sequence ATGAGCAGCAAAATTCCCGCCGACCTGAAATACACCAAATCCCACGAATGGGTGCGCGTCAGTGGCGACCTCGCCACGGTGGGCATCACGGATCACGCGCAACAGGAGTTGACCGATGTGGTGTTCGTGGAACTGCCGGCGGTTGGCCGCACCGTATCCGCAGGCGGCGCCTGTGCGGTCGTTGAGTCGGTAAAAACCGCCAGCGATATTTATTCGCCGGTCAGTGGCGTGGTGGTGGAAAACAACCCGGAGGTCGTGGGGAATCCAGCCTTGGTGAACACCGCGCCCTACGAGGCGGGCTGGTTCTTTAAAGTTAAAATGGCCAAACCGGATGAGGTCAAGGGGCTGATGACCGCGGCCCAATATACGGCTCAGATTGGCGAATGA
- a CDS encoding sigma-54 dependent transcriptional regulator, with translation MAKVLLVDDEVTMVQMVSELLRAEGHEVLPFSNGPAAMEAIEAQSPELVITDLYLDKTRAHGLEILQKARALNPPATVIVITGFGSVETAVEAMKRGAYDYLEKPFKLDDLKLCVQRALSYGDVVSENLFLRKQLRKRYQFSQIIGTAQKMQEVYKMVERVADTDSTVLLLGESGTGKELVARALHFNSRRQFAPFVPVNCSALPENLLESELFGHRKGAFTGAINDKKGLFQEADGGTIFLDEIGAMPALLQSRLLRVLQEREVRRVGDNMPVHVNVRVVAATNEPLEKRLKDGTFREDLYYRLNVIPIRLPSLRERMDDIPLLVGHFLRDKVHARTGRPFQITRTTMETFNAYAWPGNVRELENAIERACALSETETIQVADLPGTLQLLAPKTNGSADLAETVTLPGAAPSTGASLKTSAEQQPARANSPATGTALGTLKDFIREQEGAYLNRALAAAGGDKEQTARLLGISLATLYRKLSEVE, from the coding sequence ATGGCCAAGGTCTTGCTGGTGGACGACGAAGTGACCATGGTGCAGATGGTCTCCGAATTGCTTCGTGCCGAAGGACATGAAGTATTGCCGTTCAGCAACGGCCCGGCGGCCATGGAGGCCATTGAAGCTCAGTCCCCGGAGTTGGTCATCACCGATCTCTATCTCGATAAAACCCGCGCGCACGGGCTGGAAATTCTCCAAAAAGCCCGCGCCTTGAATCCCCCGGCGACCGTCATTGTCATCACGGGTTTTGGCTCGGTGGAAACCGCCGTCGAGGCCATGAAACGGGGTGCCTACGACTACCTGGAAAAACCATTCAAACTGGATGACCTGAAGCTGTGCGTCCAGCGGGCGCTCTCGTATGGCGATGTCGTCAGCGAGAATCTGTTTCTGCGCAAACAACTCCGCAAACGCTACCAATTCAGCCAGATCATTGGCACCGCGCAAAAAATGCAGGAGGTTTATAAAATGGTGGAGCGCGTGGCGGACACGGATAGCACCGTGCTGCTGTTGGGGGAAAGCGGCACGGGCAAAGAACTGGTCGCGCGCGCGCTGCACTTCAACAGCCGGCGCCAATTCGCCCCCTTTGTGCCGGTCAATTGCAGCGCCCTCCCGGAAAACCTGCTCGAATCCGAGTTGTTCGGCCATCGCAAAGGCGCGTTTACCGGGGCCATTAACGATAAGAAAGGACTGTTTCAGGAAGCGGATGGCGGCACCATCTTTCTGGATGAAATCGGCGCGATGCCCGCGCTGCTGCAAAGCCGCCTGTTGCGCGTGTTGCAGGAGCGGGAAGTGCGGCGCGTGGGGGATAACATGCCGGTGCATGTGAATGTGCGCGTCGTCGCGGCCACCAACGAGCCCTTGGAAAAACGGCTTAAGGACGGCACGTTCCGCGAGGATTTGTATTATCGCCTGAACGTCATCCCCATCCGCCTCCCTTCCCTGCGGGAACGAATGGACGATATTCCCTTGCTGGTTGGCCATTTTCTGCGCGACAAAGTCCACGCCCGCACCGGACGCCCCTTTCAGATCACCCGGACGACCATGGAAACGTTCAACGCGTATGCGTGGCCCGGAAACGTCCGCGAGTTGGAGAATGCCATCGAGCGCGCCTGCGCCTTGAGCGAAACGGAGACCATCCAGGTCGCCGATTTGCCGGGAACGCTGCAACTGCTGGCCCCCAAAACCAACGGCTCCGCAGATTTGGCGGAAACCGTCACCCTGCCCGGCGCGGCTCCGTCCACGGGAGCCTCGCTTAAAACTTCCGCTGAGCAGCAACCGGCGAGGGCCAATTCCCCGGCCACCGGCACCGCCCTTGGCACCCTCAAGGACTTCATCCGCGAACAGGAAGGCGCGTATCTGAATCGTGCCTTGGCGGCCGCAGGCGGAGACAAGGAGCAGACGGCCAGACTGCTGGGCATCAGCCTGGCCACCCTGTACCGAAAACTCTCCGAGGTTGAATGA
- a CDS encoding type II secretion system F family protein, giving the protein MKGSIDASTEQAAVAALLNRNLLVVNIQEKVAKKGKTAGGSVKLEDLVIFTRQLATMIDAGLAIVQCLQALAEQTNNKVMRDVIKDVTARVESGDNFSEALSKHPKAFNRLYVCMVGAGERGGLLAEILGRLATYQENTARLQKKVKSSMMYPTAVTTVAIGIVIFLLYKVVPVFKEIYSGFNAKLPAPTEFLIEVSDFVKNWIVIIAGILGAATWGWLAYIKTKPGREFWDRIRIKMPIFGSIAHKICLARFTRTLASLVRSGVPILEVLNIVSNTVGHVGMEKAIRTAASDIERGESMSGAFAKSPLFPSMIIRMMTAGEQTGKVDAMLERIADFLDEEIETTLGGLTSLIEPLLIVFLGVVVGGIAICMFLPIFKMSDIINH; this is encoded by the coding sequence ATGAAGGGCAGCATTGATGCCTCGACCGAGCAAGCGGCCGTCGCGGCGTTGCTGAACCGCAATCTCCTGGTGGTGAATATCCAGGAAAAGGTGGCCAAAAAAGGCAAAACGGCCGGCGGCAGCGTCAAATTGGAGGATCTCGTGATCTTCACCCGGCAGTTGGCGACGATGATTGATGCCGGTTTGGCCATTGTGCAGTGCCTCCAGGCGCTCGCGGAGCAGACCAATAACAAGGTCATGCGCGATGTGATCAAGGATGTCACCGCCCGCGTGGAAAGCGGCGATAACTTCTCGGAAGCCCTCTCCAAACATCCCAAAGCGTTCAATCGGCTCTATGTCTGCATGGTCGGCGCGGGCGAGCGCGGCGGGTTGCTCGCGGAAATTCTCGGCCGGCTGGCCACGTATCAAGAGAATACGGCCCGCCTGCAAAAAAAGGTAAAATCGTCCATGATGTATCCCACGGCGGTGACCACGGTCGCCATCGGGATTGTGATCTTTCTGCTCTACAAGGTGGTGCCCGTATTCAAGGAAATTTACTCCGGCTTCAACGCCAAACTGCCGGCGCCGACGGAATTTCTTATCGAGGTCAGTGATTTTGTCAAAAATTGGATTGTCATCATTGCTGGTATCCTTGGCGCGGCCACCTGGGGTTGGTTGGCTTATATCAAAACCAAACCGGGCCGTGAGTTTTGGGACCGGATTCGCATTAAAATGCCCATCTTTGGCAGCATCGCCCATAAAATCTGCCTGGCCCGGTTCACCCGGACTCTCGCCTCCCTGGTGCGTAGCGGTGTCCCTATCCTGGAAGTGTTGAACATCGTCTCCAACACGGTGGGCCATGTGGGCATGGAAAAAGCCATTCGCACCGCCGCTTCGGATATTGAGCGCGGGGAAAGCATGTCGGGCGCGTTTGCCAAGAGCCCGTTGTTCCCCTCGATGATCATCCGCATGATGACCGCCGGCGAACAGACGGGCAAGGTGGACGCCATGCTGGAGCGCATTGCGGATTTTCTGGATGAAGAGATTGAAACGACCCTCGGCGGCCTGACGTCGCTCATTGAACCATTGCTCATCGTATTCCTGGGCGTGGTGGTCGGCGGCATTGCGATCTGCATGTTTTTGCCCATCTTCAAGATGAGCGACATCATCAATCATTAA
- a CDS encoding PTS sugar transporter subunit IIA, producing MQTILPTSSPTLADFSSPRLMLSDLRATDSSSAIGALAQVLAGEGCVPEAAAFTEAVMKRETVCSTVFPPCWALPHARIKAISRVTLALGRLQKPIKWGAEDLPVRLIFLFAVPENDTVTYMSIISALARLNADARATESLLNAADPLAVLAQVPLRRPRPSRS from the coding sequence ATGCAAACCATTCTTCCAACCTCCTCCCCTACTTTGGCTGATTTTTCCAGCCCCCGCTTGATGCTTTCGGATTTGCGGGCGACGGATTCCAGCTCGGCGATTGGCGCGCTGGCCCAAGTGCTGGCGGGCGAGGGGTGCGTGCCTGAGGCCGCCGCGTTTACCGAGGCGGTGATGAAGCGCGAGACGGTTTGCAGTACGGTTTTTCCACCTTGTTGGGCGTTGCCCCATGCGCGAATCAAGGCGATTTCACGGGTCACCCTGGCGCTGGGCCGGTTGCAAAAACCGATCAAGTGGGGGGCCGAGGACCTGCCGGTGCGCCTGATCTTTCTGTTTGCGGTGCCGGAAAATGACACCGTGACCTACATGTCCATCATTTCCGCGTTGGCGCGACTCAATGCGGACGCGCGCGCCACCGAATCCTTGCTCAACGCGGCGGACCCATTGGCCGTGCTCGCCCAGGTTCCGCTGCGGAGACCCCGGCCCAGCCGGTCCTGA
- the sulP gene encoding sulfate permease, translating into MKFDIAFRPKLVDTIKGYSSKDFVPDLIAGLTVGIVALPLAMAFAIASGVKPEAGIFTAVIAGFLISALGGSKVCIGGPTGAFIVILYGIGIKYGLDNLLICTMMAGLLLFAMGLSGMGTMIKYIPYPVTMGFTSGIAVLIFSTQIKDFFGLQVEKVPSEFFEKMAVLYKHVGTMDVTTCALAALSLLIILAWPKAWQRRVPGSIVALVLGTAAVALVNLPVETIGSRFGGIPQGLPKPHFPELAWANIQNLFAPALTIALLAAIESLLCAVVADGMIDDRHDSNQELMAQGIANIITPLFGGIAATGAIARTATNVKSGARTPVAGIIHAGTLLAIILVAAPLAKYIPLAVLSAVLVNVALHMGEWHNFGRLPKWPRSDALVFLSAFVLTVIVDLTVAVEIGMVLAALLFIKRSSETTQITAVDETTETEGSQHSLVGKEIPKGVMIYRIFGAFFFGAADKLESALKRLKEEPEVLILRMRKVVAMDATGLNALEDLYERLRKKGKHIIINAPHTQPLMVMEKAGFIERLGPENVCPDVDTSLARAREILGLPPVVVPPDPLHKEKQNLEAVRAELASALKRVDGVLESPSLNRSLGELPARDSSASADGSSPVPK; encoded by the coding sequence ATGAAGTTCGACATCGCCTTTCGTCCCAAACTGGTAGATACCATCAAAGGGTATTCTTCCAAGGATTTCGTCCCTGACCTGATTGCCGGCTTGACGGTTGGCATCGTTGCCCTGCCGCTGGCCATGGCGTTCGCCATCGCCTCGGGAGTCAAACCGGAAGCGGGTATTTTCACCGCCGTCATCGCTGGTTTTCTGATTTCCGCGCTGGGCGGCTCCAAAGTCTGCATCGGTGGTCCCACCGGCGCATTCATCGTGATTCTGTACGGGATTGGCATTAAATACGGTCTGGATAACCTGCTGATCTGCACGATGATGGCCGGCCTGCTGTTATTTGCGATGGGGTTGTCCGGCATGGGCACCATGATCAAGTACATTCCCTATCCGGTGACGATGGGGTTCACCAGCGGCATCGCGGTGCTCATTTTTTCCACGCAGATCAAGGATTTCTTTGGCTTGCAGGTGGAAAAAGTGCCTTCGGAATTTTTTGAGAAGATGGCGGTGTTGTATAAACATGTTGGCACGATGGATGTGACCACGTGCGCGCTGGCGGCGCTCTCGCTGCTCATTATTCTCGCCTGGCCCAAAGCCTGGCAGCGCCGCGTGCCGGGTTCCATTGTTGCCCTGGTGTTGGGCACCGCGGCCGTGGCGCTGGTGAATCTGCCTGTGGAAACCATCGGCAGCCGCTTCGGCGGCATTCCCCAGGGGTTGCCTAAACCCCATTTTCCGGAACTTGCCTGGGCCAACATTCAAAACCTGTTTGCGCCGGCTTTGACCATTGCCTTGCTGGCGGCCATTGAATCCCTGCTCTGCGCGGTGGTGGCGGATGGCATGATTGACGACCGCCACGATTCCAATCAGGAACTTATGGCCCAGGGGATCGCCAACATCATCACCCCGCTGTTTGGCGGCATTGCCGCCACCGGCGCCATCGCCCGCACCGCGACGAATGTCAAGAGCGGCGCCCGCACGCCCGTGGCCGGCATCATTCACGCGGGGACCTTGCTGGCCATCATTCTTGTGGCTGCGCCGCTGGCCAAATACATACCCCTGGCGGTCTTGAGCGCGGTGTTGGTGAATGTGGCGCTGCACATGGGCGAATGGCACAATTTTGGGCGTCTGCCCAAGTGGCCGCGCTCGGATGCCCTGGTGTTTCTCAGCGCCTTTGTGCTCACGGTCATTGTGGATCTGACCGTCGCGGTCGAAATCGGCATGGTGCTGGCGGCGCTGTTGTTCATCAAGCGCTCCTCGGAAACGACGCAGATCACCGCCGTGGACGAAACCACGGAAACCGAGGGTTCGCAGCATTCCCTCGTTGGCAAGGAAATTCCCAAAGGGGTGATGATTTACCGCATCTTTGGCGCGTTCTTTTTTGGGGCGGCGGATAAGTTGGAAAGCGCGCTCAAGCGCCTCAAGGAGGAGCCCGAGGTGTTGATTCTGCGCATGCGCAAGGTGGTGGCCATGGATGCCACGGGGTTGAACGCGCTCGAGGATTTGTACGAGCGATTACGTAAAAAAGGCAAACACATCATTATTAATGCGCCTCATACCCAACCCTTGATGGTTATGGAAAAAGCCGGGTTCATTGAGCGGTTGGGACCGGAAAACGTCTGTCCCGATGTGGATACCTCGTTGGCGCGCGCGCGTGAAATTCTGGGCTTGCCTCCGGTGGTGGTGCCGCCCGATCCGTTGCACAAGGAAAAACAAAATCTGGAAGCGGTGCGGGCGGAGTTAGCCTCGGCCTTGAAGCGGGTGGATGGGGTCCTGGAATCGCCCTCGCTGAATCGCTCCCTGGGTGAGCTGCCCGCCCGCGACAGCTCGGCGTCGGCAGATGGTTCCAGCCCCGTGCCAAAGTAA
- a CDS encoding glycosyltransferase family 39 protein, translated as MRNWLNLGLLSLLLAAWIFPGTIGRDPWKPDETYSFGMVLSIVESGDVVVPTLAGEPFMEKPPLLYALAALTAKVFSPLLALHEGARLALLFFHAITLVALLVAARELYGPGKAWLAALLLIGNGATLHNFHMLITDMALLSGFALGFCGLALSQRRPWLGGIVAGTGVGVALMAKGLIGPGLIGASTLLLPVLFRTWRTRNYLRLLAGMALAALPWVILWPTLLYARSPELFHQWFWVNNFGRFLGVKSGTGHLGPPNESFFYLRNLPNFTLPALPFALWTWWRGRREIWQRVDLQLTLLPLVVILGVLSMASDARLLYAQPIVLLLALAGAKAFDFIPETWIRRAHLLLTVFFGVVFVALWGGWLAELWQVPAPLWANVYAGFNAYQPAFHAIPFALALFATLLLAWRFWQTDRTDTLALVLNYTAGAIGAYLLLMTLFLPMQNARNSYRGLFSPLREILPAGSLVASRGIDDTERAMLHYYAGIKTRRVEVKKNDIGNCAFFFLQVNYASRLDPALLPAGPWKLIWEQQRLNRTVFRVYKKAGP; from the coding sequence ATGCGAAATTGGTTGAACTTGGGGCTCCTCAGCCTGCTGCTGGCGGCCTGGATTTTTCCAGGCACGATTGGCCGTGACCCGTGGAAGCCGGATGAAACCTATAGCTTTGGCATGGTGCTCTCGATCGTGGAAAGCGGGGATGTGGTGGTGCCGACCCTGGCGGGGGAACCGTTCATGGAGAAACCGCCGCTGCTTTACGCCCTGGCAGCGCTCACCGCCAAAGTTTTCTCCCCGTTGCTCGCGCTCCACGAAGGGGCGCGCCTGGCGTTGTTGTTCTTTCACGCCATCACCTTGGTGGCACTGCTGGTGGCGGCACGGGAGTTGTATGGCCCCGGCAAAGCCTGGCTGGCGGCGCTGCTGCTGATCGGCAATGGCGCCACCCTGCACAATTTTCACATGCTGATCACGGATATGGCGCTGCTCAGCGGGTTTGCCCTGGGGTTTTGCGGACTGGCGCTCAGCCAGCGACGGCCCTGGCTGGGCGGGATCGTGGCGGGAACCGGAGTTGGGGTTGCGCTGATGGCCAAAGGCCTGATCGGTCCGGGATTGATCGGGGCCTCCACCCTGCTGCTACCGGTGTTGTTTCGCACCTGGCGCACGCGCAATTACCTGCGCCTGCTCGCGGGCATGGCCCTGGCAGCGTTGCCGTGGGTGATCCTCTGGCCAACCCTGCTTTACGCCCGTTCCCCCGAACTGTTTCACCAATGGTTCTGGGTGAATAATTTCGGACGTTTCCTGGGAGTCAAAAGCGGCACCGGCCACCTGGGGCCGCCGAATGAATCGTTTTTCTATCTGCGAAACCTGCCGAATTTCACGCTGCCCGCACTCCCGTTCGCGCTCTGGACGTGGTGGCGTGGGCGCCGGGAAATCTGGCAACGCGTGGATCTGCAACTGACCCTATTACCCTTGGTGGTCATTCTGGGCGTCCTATCCATGGCCAGTGACGCGCGCCTGCTGTACGCCCAGCCCATCGTTCTGCTGCTGGCACTCGCCGGGGCCAAGGCCTTCGACTTCATTCCAGAAACTTGGATTCGCCGGGCGCACCTCCTGCTTACCGTGTTTTTCGGTGTGGTCTTCGTCGCGCTTTGGGGGGGCTGGCTGGCCGAATTGTGGCAGGTCCCCGCCCCGCTATGGGCCAACGTGTACGCCGGGTTCAACGCGTACCAACCTGCCTTCCATGCAATCCCATTCGCGCTTGCCCTGTTCGCCACCCTCCTGCTGGCGTGGCGCTTCTGGCAGACGGACCGCACCGATACGCTGGCGCTGGTCCTGAACTATACGGCAGGGGCAATCGGCGCGTACCTCCTGCTTATGACCTTGTTTCTGCCCATGCAAAACGCCCGGAATAGTTACCGCGGCCTATTCAGTCCCTTGCGGGAAATCTTGCCGGCCGGCAGCCTGGTGGCCAGCCGTGGAATCGATGACACGGAACGCGCCATGCTCCATTATTATGCCGGGATTAAAACCCGGCGGGTGGAAGTCAAAAAGAATGACATTGGCAATTGCGCCTTCTTCTTTCTCCAAGTCAATTACGCGAGCCGGCTTGATCCAGCCCTGCTGCCAGCAGGTCCGTGGAAGCTGATCTGGGAGCAGCAACGCCTGAACCGGACCGTGTTCCGCGTTTATAAAAAAGCCGGCCCCTGA
- a CDS encoding SIR2 family protein, which translates to MSTKSEFNSKHPGVLVSTEEAVRTVAMLLQKRQPVLFLCGAGISYAPPACAPLWPSLRDGLLTAFLQRLANTGHLTDDEVRTTLESVANLAKKNKLWIKPEVAMQWFHRTFHDELYGAFSVLQQGSPNSNHQILAALAKNGSISSLLTTNFDLYLENALTQAQADFRIFVGESPTVDTLSLTHFMPATHRTGVFRLVKVHGTLTHPETIQVTLEQVGHPFSPIISERLAGLLHGMHVVVVGYSGNDYDLFPFLQAEAPRMASLMWLCREIEELHPEVPKLRCPVCVTTGDVNHFFRRISTVLKLAPVRQSKTLHYQQKIPIATDLLEKWASNRDELRVAYTLSSFARHIGLSEFSQSMCRIGKNLCTAWECRFLNVQALALRRKSPKDAMKLYLHAEHLARSFRSAVPATYSNITGNIGSLLHESGRHREALRWLHISSRWAKRVKNRRTTYDNNDDIGNCLRAVGCAKTAVRYHLRAIRHHKANSNLIALSLALNNLGLAYEDLNNYRAAYRVLTESVGLKFKETADIPALIRGLLALGIASSRLGKQDEALKHFRDGLKLSSVVKDDVTATHIQYELSALYHRKGDKTLAWRCFNIAERMARRTPLWNKDRYRMKQIKEIQVLFR; encoded by the coding sequence ATGAGTACTAAATCAGAATTCAACTCGAAGCACCCAGGCGTCCTCGTTTCAACGGAGGAAGCGGTGAGAACGGTCGCTATGCTATTGCAAAAGCGACAGCCCGTTCTGTTTCTTTGCGGGGCAGGCATCTCCTATGCACCACCGGCTTGCGCCCCGCTCTGGCCTTCCCTTCGCGATGGTCTGCTCACTGCATTTTTGCAGCGCCTGGCAAACACTGGACACCTAACCGATGACGAAGTGCGTACAACTCTCGAGTCTGTGGCAAATCTGGCGAAGAAAAACAAGCTATGGATCAAACCGGAAGTCGCGATGCAATGGTTCCACCGCACTTTCCATGATGAATTGTATGGAGCTTTCTCAGTTCTTCAGCAAGGATCTCCAAATTCAAATCATCAGATTCTCGCCGCATTGGCAAAAAACGGATCCATTTCGAGCTTGCTTACAACCAATTTCGATCTGTATTTGGAAAATGCCCTTACCCAGGCGCAGGCGGACTTTAGGATTTTCGTAGGCGAATCACCAACGGTAGATACGTTGTCGTTAACGCACTTTATGCCGGCGACTCATCGCACGGGAGTTTTTCGGCTCGTCAAAGTCCATGGTACTTTGACACACCCAGAAACCATTCAGGTCACACTGGAACAGGTCGGACATCCGTTTTCCCCCATCATCTCTGAACGACTGGCAGGCTTACTTCATGGTATGCATGTGGTTGTCGTCGGCTACAGTGGAAATGACTATGACTTATTCCCCTTCTTGCAGGCGGAAGCCCCCCGGATGGCGTCTCTTATGTGGCTTTGCCGAGAAATCGAGGAGTTGCATCCGGAAGTACCAAAGCTGCGTTGCCCGGTTTGCGTGACGACAGGGGATGTAAATCATTTTTTTCGGAGGATTTCTACGGTTTTGAAACTGGCACCGGTAAGGCAATCAAAGACACTGCACTACCAGCAAAAAATCCCTATTGCCACTGATCTGCTTGAAAAATGGGCATCCAATCGTGACGAGTTGCGCGTGGCATACACGCTGTCTTCGTTTGCCAGGCACATTGGCCTCTCCGAATTCTCCCAGAGCATGTGTCGCATAGGAAAGAATCTCTGCACTGCCTGGGAATGCCGGTTTCTTAACGTCCAGGCACTCGCATTGCGCAGGAAATCACCGAAAGACGCGATGAAACTATATCTTCACGCTGAACACCTGGCACGCTCCTTCAGGAGTGCTGTTCCTGCTACCTACAGCAATATCACAGGCAACATCGGTTCATTATTGCATGAGTCAGGGCGGCATCGGGAAGCGCTTCGGTGGCTGCACATAAGTAGCCGCTGGGCGAAACGGGTGAAGAATAGGCGGACAACATACGACAATAATGACGACATTGGCAATTGTCTGCGGGCAGTAGGGTGTGCCAAAACCGCTGTCCGTTATCATCTCCGAGCCATCCGGCATCACAAAGCGAACAGCAACCTCATCGCCCTGTCACTTGCTCTCAACAATCTGGGACTCGCTTACGAGGACCTAAACAACTATCGAGCAGCTTATCGGGTGTTGACCGAAAGCGTTGGACTCAAGTTCAAGGAAACTGCTGATATTCCAGCCTTGATTCGTGGGCTGCTCGCTCTAGGAATCGCAAGTTCGCGTTTGGGAAAACAGGATGAAGCATTGAAGCATTTTAGAGATGGACTGAAGTTGTCGTCTGTCGTGAAAGACGACGTGACCGCCACTCATATCCAGTACGAACTTTCGGCTCTTTATCACCGGAAGGGCGATAAGACTCTAGCTTGGCGTTGCTTCAATATAGCTGAGCGCATGGCCCGTAGGACACCACTGTGGAACAAAGACCGCTACCGCATGAAGCAGATTAAAGAGATCCAAGTACTATTCCGCTGA
- a CDS encoding radical SAM protein, whose amino-acid sequence MRLPVPSYHSANAIAQSVAPIRAASHSNLKIRVGPDGVHLFNRRHGINILADEILLPPTEWSKAPRQVSIALTNTCDLSCPFCFTSKMPATLPLNQLLDWLRELDRNGCLGVGFGGGEPTLYRQLPDLCRQTTHATGLAVTLTTHGHHLDYDLIRALTGNVHFVRVSMDGVGQTYEALRGRPFAELCSKLQYLRDLAPFGINFLVNSRTVSDLDAATDLSAKIGASEFLLLPEFPTATTSGIDPGTATALQNWIQRYRGPLVLTVAEAGADGLPTCNPLPEETGLNAYAHIDATGTLKRTSFDGHGVTIRAVGIMHALSELQELTSTKETL is encoded by the coding sequence ATGCGGCTCCCCGTGCCATCATATCACTCTGCTAACGCTATAGCTCAATCCGTCGCGCCGATTCGTGCTGCATCCCATTCGAATTTGAAGATCCGGGTGGGACCTGACGGGGTCCACCTGTTTAACCGCAGGCACGGCATAAATATCCTTGCGGACGAAATCCTCCTTCCACCGACTGAGTGGTCCAAGGCACCGCGGCAAGTGTCGATTGCGTTGACAAACACCTGTGACCTCTCTTGCCCGTTCTGCTTCACTTCAAAGATGCCAGCGACTTTACCTTTGAATCAACTCTTGGATTGGTTGCGGGAACTCGACAGGAATGGGTGCTTAGGAGTTGGCTTTGGAGGCGGAGAACCAACGCTGTACCGCCAGCTTCCTGATCTCTGTCGGCAGACAACGCATGCTACTGGTTTGGCGGTAACTCTTACTACTCATGGACACCACTTGGATTATGATCTTATCCGTGCCCTCACCGGCAACGTGCATTTTGTCCGGGTCAGCATGGACGGTGTAGGCCAAACGTATGAGGCTCTCCGTGGCCGCCCCTTTGCAGAGTTGTGTTCCAAGCTCCAATACCTCCGCGATTTGGCCCCGTTCGGGATCAACTTCCTTGTCAACTCTCGGACGGTCTCTGATTTAGACGCCGCTACGGATTTGTCAGCGAAAATTGGCGCATCAGAGTTTCTTCTTCTGCCTGAATTCCCAACCGCCACTACCTCAGGCATTGATCCTGGTACAGCTACGGCTCTACAAAATTGGATTCAACGTTACCGGGGGCCTCTTGTATTAACGGTAGCCGAGGCAGGGGCGGATGGTCTTCCGACTTGCAATCCACTTCCGGAGGAGACAGGGCTAAATGCATATGCCCATATTGACGCGACCGGGACATTGAAACGAACTTCGTTTGACGGCCACGGTGTGACGATACGTGCCGTAGGTATCATGCATGCTCTTTCCGAACTCCAAGAACTAACATCAACCAAAGAAACACTATGA
- a CDS encoding DUF6375 family protein — MKIWHGYGSEHSMNLVMIGHFKDTVSAQKAKSAIDELTDVMGAPENSQRDAEKYSDGARTVLEKLQFYSPGPAELDQFTYDIRSETKGKTVVITTDEIEVSAFLKLLLNQGARVEVYSAHNHPGTGEGRRTSGEEPPNG; from the coding sequence ATGAAAATCTGGCATGGATACGGCTCAGAGCACTCAATGAACTTGGTCATGATCGGCCACTTCAAAGATACTGTATCCGCCCAAAAAGCGAAGAGCGCAATTGACGAGCTTACTGATGTAATGGGCGCGCCGGAGAACAGCCAGCGTGACGCGGAGAAATACTCCGATGGCGCGAGGACTGTTCTGGAGAAACTCCAGTTTTACAGCCCCGGTCCCGCTGAACTCGACCAGTTTACATACGACATTCGCTCCGAAACAAAGGGCAAGACAGTCGTGATTACGACCGACGAAATTGAGGTTTCAGCATTCCTAAAACTCCTGCTGAACCAGGGGGCACGAGTAGAAGTGTACTCCGCGCACAACCATCCAGGTACCGGCGAAGGCCGCCGAACGAGTGGAGAGGAACCACCCAATGGTTAA